Within the Rosa rugosa chromosome 2, drRosRugo1.1, whole genome shotgun sequence genome, the region CCCAAATTTAAAATGAAGTTGGAAGCCCTGCACATCAGATCGATGACAACTCCTTTGATGCCGTCGGTgtctagggctgggcatttaagcCCGAAAACCTGCAAACCCAGACCGGCCTGTCAAAGCCCGACCCGTACGGGCCGagcccattttttttttcatcgaaACGGTTCGGGCCCGAGCCTTGACTTTCAAACAAACGGTTCGGGCTGGACCTTGACtttcagaaacaaaaaaaccTGCCATGCCCGTATCACTTAAAAGAGACAGGTGTTTCTATCTTACTGGTCATATAATAAGGCTCcaaaccctctctctctctcattcttcaCGATCAGCCCCAATTCAGCCGCCTccttctttctccttctcctctgCCAAATCGGACTTCCGGCAATTCGCTCCGATTCTCAACTCCAAGATAACAACACGATCATGGTATATGCTCAGCATGGAGAAGGCTAGGCGGTGTCTTCATTATCCATCGATCTGTACTAACTGCCAAGGGCTTCAAATATCTCACGGTAACCACTTTATCATCCATCGAATTTGCAACCATTGCTAAGATCTGAAGCTCACAGATCTGGGTCTGAGCTAGAAGCTCACAGCTCTTCAATTCGGTGCTGAGAAAATGAGGCATAAATGTTCTGGAATTTTTGAATCTTTTGGTTTACTATTGTTTTCGACTTGAAATGAGctttaaattttcaatttttttttagtgtTGGATTAGTGAAGAAGAGATCGATGATTGCTTTTACTGATTGTTTGAtgcatgtttttattttgaatcTTGGTGTAGTTTATGTTGAAATCTGATGGAAGTAATTTATGTTCTTGGTGTACTGTGAAGAATTCTGATTCGTTTTAATACCGTAAAAAAATCTAATTCTGATAACGTTTTGATTCATATTGCAGTACTGTAAATTCATGTTCTTGGTTTTTCTTGATTGAACAAAGTGACTTTGAAGTGAATTGCAGAAAacaggtatttgggcccgaaagccctGCCCGAAATGAAACGAGCCGGTCCCTGTTGGTTGAAAAATGGGCTTTGGGCCCGAACAGTAAGAACAGGCAGGTCCCGGGCCCAGCAAACTTTTAGTTGGATCCGGCCCATGCCCAACCccaagagaagaaaatagaTTTTCTCCAAGGACTTGGTAGCAAAGAAAAGAAACGAGGTGGGGTTAGGAACTGGCGCTGTAATAAGGACGTAGATCCTACGCCAAGTTGGAATATTAAAGATAGAAAATTCTAGAAGGCAAGTCTTTGGCTTGCGCTCTGCTTTTTCTTATCTTTTACATCCCCtcctattatataaaatttaaaattaggcacaaatttttttttatccttcTGAATCTCTCCGATTTGGGTCAATCAAATCGTTCCCTTTTGGTGGCTCCCAATCCCAATTCAGGTTCCGATTCATGTTTTGATTATTGGTTCTTGGGTGTTTCGCTGTTGATCTGGGATCGATTCGGATTTTGGGAATATTTGGGAGGGGGATTTTTGGTTTCTGGGGTGCAAGATCTAATTTTGATTCGGGATTTTTTGTGGGTTTTCAGGTTTCTATTTTGTGATTACGTGTTGCGATGGCGTCGAAACGAATCTTGAAGGAGCTCAAGGATTTGCAGAAGGACCCGCCTACCTCTTGCAGTGCTGGTATTGGCTCCTTTGACCTTTTAGAACCATCAATTTTTGATGCTTTTGATTTCGGGTTTGTTATGGAACCCTGATTTTGATGTTTAGTTTGTATGGAATTGACTTGGGTATGTAGTAGATACCGATTTCGGGTAATTAATTGGTTGAATTTTGAGGCTTTTATACCCTAATTAGGTCAAGATGGTAAGCCTAGGCATAGCCCTTTTCACCCATTAAAGATTAACCGTTGTGAAGTATGGATGGTTGTGGTTGATGGCAATAGGTTTTCATTTAAGGAGGAACAAGTCACTGTTTATGGCTATGGGAAACTTGGGACTTGGATTTGGACACATGCATGGATTAAAAAATGTATAGAAAACTCCTAAACCAAATAATTGTAATGAGTATGAGCATGAGCAAGATCAAGTATGGATGTATGAGGTACGTAGGAGCTTATTTGGGGTTTCTTTTTATGGATTTTAGGTCCCGTGGCGGAGGACATGTTCCATTGGCAAGCAACAATTATGGGACCTGCTGATAGCCCATATGCAGGTGGTGTTTTTCTAGTTTCAATTCACTTCCCTCCGGATTATCCATTCAAGCCTCCAAAGGTTGTTACTTCTCCCgttttaaagaaaaaagatataTTGCTCTACTGCTTCTGTAATGTTTGTAGTTGTCCTGCTCCTCTATAGATTGCAATGAATGAATCATGAGTTTTGTGTGTTGTAATTGAATGATTAGAGATGATTTGTATTAAGATAGTTGTCGTTCATGCTGTGCCAATCATTTTGAATCACATGCGCAACCTTGTAAGATGCTTGTAGATATGATCTCAGTGGAAACAGTCGTATGTGGTTACATATTGGCTTCCCCTTACCTTGGCTTTTTATTTAACAACATTTTGTTAGTCATTGGATGTTTTAAATCGTTGGCTCAAGCAAAATCATCAGGTGAGTGGATTAAATCACTGAAAAATATCCACCAAAATATAGTAGTTGTTTATCAGCCCAGTCTGTATCACATCTTTCACTATCAACCATTGGTATTTAGGCCATGTGTTTTTAATTTCAACAAAGTAGCCTGGGCTGAGTATTCAGTGGTGCACTTTGATTGGGTCAAACTGACCATCGGAGGGAACTATTATAATTGACTGTTCCCTTGCCAGATGGTCCAATGTTTGTCTAATTGCCTTAGAATGCTACTAGAATTGTTAGCAGAAAGTTTATTCTTGTGATGTTATCTGATTGATAGTGAGTGCTTATTTGAAGAAGGTTTGGAGTGGTGTCGGTCATGTTATCCTTCTGTCATTTGCATCTTGAGATAGCTTATGATTTTTAGAGGCTAACACGAGTATGTGTGCTGCATTTATTGCTTTTTGCTTCTTGTGATTGTGTTGTCTTTCTTTGGATTATTTTGGAGATATTTCAGAATTTAAGAGGCTAACTTGAGTAAGCATTTCAGGTTGCATTCAGGACCAAGGTATTCCATCCAAACATCAATAGCAATGGAAGCATATGTCTTGATATTCTTAAGGAACAATGGAGCCCAGCACTAACCATTTCCAAGGTCTGTCTAACTATTTCGTCCTCGCTAGAAGAGGTCTTTCATTTGAGTTTACTAGAAGTCCAACTGTAGTCCTGTGACCAGATTAGGAAGGATATGTCCGATTAACTTCATCCCAGTGGCCCAGTTCCCACTCCATGTCATGTTGCGTGATGCTACTTGCCATGGCCATAGGTGGTGTAATGCTCATGCAAATTTAAAAATATGGGTACGAGCGACATAGAAAGTAACATGGTATGGGATGGAGTTGATTACATCCTCGCAGTCTGGTCAAGAATGGTCTATTTGTTTGGATATGTTATATACTAGCTTAAGCTCCTTGTTTTTTGTTCCCACCATGAGAATGGT harbors:
- the LOC133731753 gene encoding ubiquitin-conjugating enzyme E2-17 kDa; translated protein: MASKRILKELKDLQKDPPTSCSAGPVAEDMFHWQATIMGPADSPYAGGVFLVSIHFPPDYPFKPPKVAFRTKVFHPNINSNGSICLDILKEQWSPALTISKVLLSICSLLTDPNPDDPLVPEIAHMYKTDRAKYEATARSWTQKYAMG